A part of Maridesulfovibrio hydrothermalis AM13 = DSM 14728 genomic DNA contains:
- a CDS encoding DUF4815 domain-containing protein produces the protein MSISRDTFDPTKNYKRIRYHQDRDLLDSELNEQQELINLERRKIADILFKEGAILSGLGVTVQDNVLTLTPGMIYIDGYVESVDGATLTYDPATTSGVDYVYVELLKYNYGYTQDPSLINPATGEPTAEREKWILALKTTDTTGLTLPNNVIERKVVPIYKFDRETGDVTATVQEKSNLYLRDLLGTLPGSWITVSSITEDQLSFAATEGLNSLLQNLAERTFDQAGSYLVNGFDSFIGAVDDTDVEVITNAGRAYIQGFRHQRDLPTSTLVPKSVATKSVRGEQKTYNISQRRYPVNSTPLKETTQVEAIVEITSNVTRGSVGGGEDLLDPNPVVDILEVSQGATIFQEGIDWQQSGNHLDWIGSGNEPAIGTTYTVRWTYTKQMFKGEDYVDGGWFGVTAHPVVGSYYYAVTAFDSSGETAFDSGSVLSRMTLAGEMNKLSWLPVNGASGYRVYRATTNGSRTDFQRIKELGSEAISYIDDGVEEPIASNPPASSSAAVSMSTAQIELGNLNVINFGRGTLGDEPVDGSNCSIDYDYYLGRKDIIYATTREFKRLEGAPADFPKLPIVPENTLGLCSIDCPPNSTDMTIRNFGLTRITMDQIHDIIKDVEDLKYNDAQYQMNNELQNRDAQSKKGIYSDDFSNTAQSDIYHAEWDARVNELGKFASPDRTAISNPLEVDLAASDASLFGSLALLPGSEQVVLEQSDWSEERNINPYAVFEKPPAMLQVTPNIGRRGQTGIAATGINFTPDRSGIVLRCDGRVMASNLVSDDAGRVTASFTVPTQSRNGNRIVEMTDGQYTARASLQINDPLVITRIQRFIQTNIITRIVRVPVVRTVWRTRTIFFRRDPLAQTFSFTENRVLSAVGIQFTQRDASIPVTVQIRGVTTGLPNDAVLAEKVIAPSEINLGGETKITFDDPFYAEANTSYAVVLLTNSTNYKVRTATLGKTGRQGIITRQTYAEGVLLESSNAETWTPLNGSDLTMKLYGYEFENEGTVQFQPISGVQFSDLNIDEYSAIPEGTHLIWEYSTDGGLTWDSVVPAEEERLPNLADNILVRARFSTGMGNDTPALNFRDVNLIGYLNKTSGTYLTRENELTQGVESTKVYTQMDIPSGTSLQWFASNDGGETWEAMTIDNTRPIDEDWTEYTLVRTFDDPSGNKVRYKAEMTGTVLTYPRIHTLGATLS, from the coding sequence ATGAGTATTTCAAGAGATACATTTGATCCCACCAAAAACTATAAACGCATACGCTACCATCAGGACAGGGATCTGCTGGATTCGGAGTTGAACGAGCAACAGGAATTGATCAATCTCGAACGCCGAAAGATTGCTGATATCCTTTTCAAAGAGGGGGCAATCCTCAGCGGACTCGGTGTGACGGTACAGGATAATGTGCTGACCCTGACGCCGGGGATGATCTATATCGATGGCTATGTTGAATCGGTGGATGGTGCCACTCTAACCTACGATCCTGCTACCACCAGCGGAGTTGACTATGTTTATGTCGAACTCCTAAAATACAATTACGGCTATACACAGGACCCGTCACTTATAAATCCGGCCACGGGCGAGCCCACTGCGGAGCGTGAAAAATGGATTCTGGCCCTGAAAACTACAGACACAACCGGCTTGACGCTTCCCAATAATGTGATTGAGCGCAAGGTGGTGCCCATTTATAAATTTGATCGGGAGACCGGTGATGTCACAGCCACCGTGCAGGAAAAGTCAAACCTCTATCTGCGTGATCTGCTGGGTACACTGCCCGGTAGCTGGATTACTGTTTCTTCCATCACCGAGGATCAGCTCTCTTTTGCTGCTACCGAAGGTCTCAATTCGCTGTTGCAGAACCTTGCCGAGCGTACCTTCGATCAGGCAGGCAGCTATCTGGTCAACGGTTTTGACAGCTTTATCGGCGCGGTGGATGACACCGATGTGGAAGTGATCACCAATGCAGGCCGAGCTTATATTCAGGGGTTTCGTCATCAGCGCGATCTGCCTACTTCGACATTGGTTCCTAAATCAGTGGCCACCAAATCGGTTCGCGGTGAGCAGAAGACTTATAACATCAGTCAACGTCGCTATCCGGTCAATTCCACTCCCCTCAAGGAAACCACACAGGTGGAAGCCATTGTGGAAATCACCTCCAATGTGACCCGTGGATCTGTGGGTGGAGGCGAAGATCTTCTCGATCCCAATCCGGTTGTTGATATTCTGGAAGTCAGTCAGGGAGCCACTATTTTTCAGGAAGGCATCGACTGGCAGCAGTCGGGTAACCATCTAGACTGGATCGGCTCCGGCAATGAACCAGCCATCGGCACTACCTATACGGTTCGCTGGACCTACACTAAGCAGATGTTCAAGGGCGAAGACTATGTTGACGGCGGATGGTTCGGCGTAACGGCACATCCGGTTGTCGGATCATATTATTATGCTGTGACTGCTTTTGACAGCTCAGGTGAAACTGCCTTCGATTCCGGCAGTGTCCTTTCAAGAATGACGTTGGCTGGAGAGATGAATAAACTCTCGTGGCTTCCGGTAAACGGAGCCAGCGGTTATCGGGTTTATCGCGCTACAACAAACGGTTCGAGAACTGATTTCCAGCGCATCAAGGAACTGGGCAGTGAAGCTATCTCTTATATTGATGACGGGGTGGAGGAACCGATTGCATCCAACCCTCCGGCGAGTAGCTCTGCTGCGGTTTCGATGTCTACAGCACAGATCGAATTGGGCAATCTCAATGTGATCAATTTTGGACGCGGAACTCTTGGTGATGAACCGGTCGATGGTTCCAACTGCAGTATCGACTATGACTACTATCTCGGCCGCAAGGACATCATCTACGCCACCACCCGGGAATTCAAAAGACTGGAAGGTGCACCGGCTGATTTTCCGAAACTGCCCATTGTTCCTGAAAACACGCTGGGGCTTTGCAGCATAGACTGTCCGCCCAACTCAACCGATATGACCATCCGTAATTTCGGGCTTACCCGCATCACCATGGATCAGATTCACGACATTATCAAAGATGTGGAGGACTTGAAATACAACGATGCCCAGTATCAGATGAACAACGAGTTGCAAAACCGCGATGCCCAGTCGAAAAAAGGCATCTATTCGGATGACTTTTCCAATACAGCCCAGTCGGATATCTACCACGCTGAATGGGATGCCCGGGTCAATGAACTGGGCAAATTTGCCTCTCCTGACCGCACAGCCATCTCCAATCCCCTTGAAGTGGATCTGGCTGCCAGCGATGCCAGCCTTTTTGGCAGTCTGGCCCTTCTGCCGGGCTCAGAACAGGTTGTACTCGAACAGAGTGACTGGTCTGAAGAGCGCAATATCAACCCCTATGCGGTATTTGAGAAGCCGCCTGCCATGCTGCAGGTCACGCCCAATATAGGCCGCCGTGGCCAGACTGGCATTGCGGCGACAGGGATTAACTTCACTCCGGACCGTTCAGGCATTGTCCTGCGCTGTGACGGGCGTGTCATGGCCAGCAATCTTGTCAGCGATGATGCCGGACGAGTTACCGCCTCCTTCACGGTGCCGACACAATCTCGCAACGGTAATCGTATTGTTGAAATGACGGACGGTCAGTACACCGCCCGGGCCAGCCTGCAGATCAATGATCCGCTGGTGATCACCCGTATCCAGCGGTTTATCCAGACCAATATCATTACCCGCATTGTCCGTGTGCCTGTGGTGCGTACCGTCTGGAGAACCCGCACCATCTTTTTCCGTCGCGATCCCTTGGCGCAAACTTTCAGTTTTACAGAAAACCGGGTTCTGTCGGCGGTGGGCATTCAATTCACTCAGCGGGATGCATCCATTCCGGTAACGGTTCAGATTCGAGGCGTCACCACCGGATTGCCAAACGACGCTGTTTTGGCAGAAAAGGTAATCGCTCCTTCTGAAATTAATCTTGGTGGTGAAACCAAGATAACCTTTGATGATCCGTTCTATGCTGAGGCAAATACCAGCTACGCTGTGGTTCTGTTGACCAACAGCACCAATTACAAGGTGCGCACAGCCACCCTTGGCAAAACCGGCCGTCAGGGAATTATTACCCGTCAGACATATGCCGAAGGTGTGCTTCTGGAAAGCTCCAATGCCGAAACCTGGACTCCGCTCAACGGTTCCGACCTTACTATGAAGCTCTACGGCTATGAGTTTGAAAACGAAGGAACAGTTCAATTTCAGCCAATCAGTGGGGTGCAGTTTTCAGATCTTAATATCGATGAATACTCAGCCATACCGGAAGGAACACACCTGATCTGGGAATACTCCACTGATGGCGGTCTCACATGGGATTCCGTCGTCCCGGCCGAGGAAGAGCGTCTGCCCAATCTGGCCGACAATATTTTGGTTCGTGCTCGTTTCAGTACCGGCATGGGCAACGACACTCCGGCCCTTAATTTCCGGGATGTCAACCTGATCGGCTACCTCAACAAAACCTCCGGAACCTATCTGACCCGCGAAAATGAACTGACCCAGGGCGTGGAATCCACCAAGGTCTATACCCAGATGGATATTCCCAGCGGTACCAGTTTGCAGTGGTTTGCCTCCAACGACGGTGGAGAAACGTGGGAGGCTATGACCATTGACAATACCCGGCCCATTGATGAGGACTGGACGGAATACACCCTTGTCAGAACTTTCGACGATCCGTCGGGCAACAAGGTGCGTTACAAGGCTGAAATGACCGGAACCGTATTGACCTACCCGAGGATTCACACCCTCGGTGCAACTCTGAGCTGA
- a CDS encoding recombinase family protein translates to MLNNTNTQNGQRKTLRCAIYTRKSHEEGLEQEFNSLDAQREAGEAYIESQKLQGWKAIPYRYDDGGFSGGNMERPALQRLLADIDAGKIDVIVVYKIDRLSRSLLDFMKMIELFNEKEVSFVSVTQHFSTTDPTGRMFLGILITFAQYEREVIGERIRDKVAAAKRRGKYCGGPAVLGYDVDRVNKKLLVNQSEAPLVKLIFRRYTQVGSAKKVAQELGRQGYKTKSWTTKKGKERVGTEWNTAQVYRLLNNRLYIGEIAYKGNNYPGEHEALIDRNTWDKVQSLLAENNRTKMSKARVKMISPLSGVIRCGHCDSAMGITYTNKGDRRYSYYICEKDTKRVVSQCPIKRVPAGDIESVVLDQLGAVFRTPTLVAKTYFAAREIEKEERQRLQVQKKELEQSLQNVRQEALKLMSPDNNVPDRNSRLPSVNQQAVDLTKQLTNVSARLKVIDTEQISEGDFSNPDADNYNGTDGEIKDRQIFVANEQTTLAAPIDDVQTDVELTEPRFADAEYIVIGTEQMQILSGGGTTNLTVRRAVANTVAASHLADALVYSGYDYTGLVVDPIDEFETDESVWYKLALTQAELDSATQSAPLNLGAKAHDQTISFWRRCTVLPGTPVQNKIDIKLRLTGTENPIV, encoded by the coding sequence ATGCTTAACAATACCAACACCCAGAATGGTCAGCGCAAAACACTCCGGTGTGCAATCTACACAAGAAAGAGCCACGAGGAAGGCTTGGAGCAGGAATTCAATTCACTCGATGCCCAAAGAGAAGCTGGTGAGGCCTACATCGAGAGCCAGAAGCTTCAGGGCTGGAAAGCCATTCCATATCGATATGACGATGGCGGGTTTTCCGGAGGTAACATGGAACGTCCGGCTCTCCAAAGACTTCTGGCAGATATCGATGCCGGTAAGATTGATGTCATCGTTGTTTACAAAATCGACCGACTGTCTCGCTCACTGCTGGATTTCATGAAGATGATAGAGCTCTTCAACGAAAAGGAAGTGAGCTTCGTTTCCGTCACCCAGCATTTCAGCACCACCGATCCAACGGGTCGAATGTTTCTAGGAATCCTGATCACCTTTGCCCAGTATGAACGGGAAGTTATCGGTGAGCGTATCCGGGACAAGGTTGCTGCCGCAAAACGCCGTGGCAAATATTGCGGAGGTCCTGCGGTTCTTGGTTATGACGTTGACCGCGTAAACAAAAAGCTGCTTGTCAATCAGAGTGAGGCCCCACTGGTGAAGCTCATATTCAGGCGATACACACAGGTTGGGTCTGCCAAGAAGGTCGCACAGGAACTTGGGCGACAAGGATACAAAACAAAATCATGGACCACCAAAAAAGGAAAAGAACGAGTCGGCACCGAATGGAATACGGCTCAGGTTTACCGGCTTCTCAACAACAGACTCTACATCGGGGAGATTGCCTACAAAGGGAATAATTATCCAGGCGAGCATGAAGCGTTGATTGATCGGAATACATGGGACAAGGTTCAGAGTCTGCTTGCAGAAAATAACCGAACAAAGATGAGCAAGGCCCGGGTAAAGATGATTTCTCCTTTGAGCGGGGTGATCCGGTGCGGACACTGCGACAGTGCCATGGGCATTACTTATACCAACAAAGGCGACCGGCGCTACTCCTATTATATATGTGAAAAGGATACCAAACGCGTCGTCAGTCAATGTCCTATCAAGAGGGTTCCAGCCGGGGACATTGAATCGGTAGTGCTTGACCAGCTAGGAGCCGTATTTCGAACACCCACTTTAGTTGCCAAGACCTATTTTGCTGCCAGAGAGATCGAGAAAGAGGAGCGGCAGCGTCTGCAAGTCCAGAAAAAAGAACTCGAGCAATCCCTTCAGAATGTCAGACAGGAAGCACTGAAGCTGATGTCTCCTGACAATAACGTTCCTGACCGAAACAGCCGACTGCCCTCGGTCAACCAGCAGGCCGTTGATTTGACCAAACAGCTCACCAACGTATCTGCCCGATTGAAGGTAATTGATACAGAACAGATATCGGAAGGCGATTTCAGCAATCCGGATGCGGACAACTACAACGGCACGGATGGAGAAATCAAAGACCGGCAGATTTTCGTGGCCAATGAACAGACCACGCTCGCCGCACCCATTGATGACGTCCAGACCGATGTAGAACTGACTGAACCGCGCTTTGCCGATGCGGAATACATCGTGATCGGCACCGAGCAGATGCAGATCCTTTCCGGCGGCGGAACCACCAATTTGACCGTAAGACGCGCCGTGGCCAATACCGTGGCTGCATCCCACTTGGCCGATGCGCTGGTCTATTCCGGATACGACTATACAGGGCTGGTGGTGGACCCGATCGACGAGTTCGAAACCGATGAATCGGTCTGGTACAAGCTCGCGCTCACACAGGCCGAACTCGATTCCGCCACCCAAAGCGCTCCACTCAACCTCGGGGCCAAGGCACACGATCAGACAATATCCTTCTGGCGGCGTTGCACCGTGCTTCCGGGAACACCTGTCCAGAACAAGATCGACATTAAGCTGCGCCTCACCGGAACAGAAAACCCAATAGTTTAA
- a CDS encoding DUF2924 domain-containing protein, protein MIARDSGYEYDGRIFRSLSAVAREITGTRWNGKIFFGLKSSHRKKGGAQNA, encoded by the coding sequence GTGATAGCCAGAGATAGTGGCTATGAGTATGACGGACGTATCTTCCGCTCTTTGAGTGCTGTTGCCCGTGAGATAACCGGAACCAGATGGAACGGGAAAATTTTCTTCGGTCTGAAAAGCAGTCACAGAAAAAAAGGAGGTGCTCAAAATGCTTAA
- a CDS encoding DUF2924 domain-containing protein, translated as MRQLATLQTLSLDQLREKWLDLYGTEPPKYKKQFLIKRLSHRIQELFYGGLSEQAKAHLKQVAETDPVATVIRKIPEERKSQEAILPGTRFVRI; from the coding sequence TTGAGGCAACTGGCCACGCTCCAGACGTTGAGCCTTGATCAGCTCAGAGAAAAATGGCTGGATCTTTATGGAACCGAACCACCCAAGTACAAAAAACAGTTTCTGATAAAACGGCTGTCGCACCGAATACAGGAACTCTTTTACGGTGGTCTGTCCGAGCAAGCCAAAGCCCACCTCAAACAGGTTGCTGAAACCGATCCAGTCGCAACCGTGATCCGTAAAATTCCTGAGGAGCGAAAATCGCAGGAAGCCATTCTTCCCGGCACTCGCTTTGTCCGCATCTAG
- the lexA gene encoding transcriptional repressor LexA — translation MGRNKEDGITPLQQETLDEICRYVSAKGYPPTVKELSETFGISHASVHDRINQLVRKGYLKREDGKARGLTVTKPPQTNAVALVAVPIVGTVAAGQPIFAQENIMDEVLVEASVVGSGKCFALYAQGDSMINADINDGDLIIVRRQPIAENGDIVIALLDDEATVKRLKINNELIELVPENPRLKPIRVKPEDELRILGKVVGRKRI, via the coding sequence ATGGGCAGAAACAAAGAAGATGGCATAACACCGTTGCAGCAGGAAACGCTTGATGAGATATGCCGGTATGTTTCAGCCAAAGGGTATCCGCCAACGGTTAAGGAATTGAGCGAAACATTTGGAATCAGTCACGCCAGTGTGCATGACCGGATCAACCAGCTGGTTCGCAAAGGTTATTTGAAAAGAGAGGATGGTAAGGCTCGCGGATTGACCGTGACCAAACCTCCCCAGACAAACGCGGTCGCTCTTGTGGCGGTCCCGATTGTCGGCACAGTCGCAGCCGGTCAGCCGATCTTCGCTCAGGAGAATATTATGGACGAGGTATTGGTGGAAGCCTCTGTTGTCGGATCAGGCAAGTGTTTTGCTCTGTATGCGCAGGGTGACAGCATGATAAACGCTGATATAAATGACGGCGACCTGATCATTGTAAGGCGGCAGCCAATTGCTGAAAATGGTGATATCGTTATTGCTCTGCTGGACGATGAAGCCACGGTCAAGAGGCTGAAAATCAATAATGAGCTCATTGAGCTGGTCCCGGAGAATCCGAGACTGAAACCCATCAGGGTAAAACCTGAAGATGAATTGAGGATTCTCGGCAAAGTAGTGGGCCGTAAACGAATTTGA